From a region of the Impatiens glandulifera chromosome 4, dImpGla2.1, whole genome shotgun sequence genome:
- the LOC124936983 gene encoding uncharacterized protein LOC124936983 — MENATNDNKRSRGDGDSDFPQTKRLKDDLLMINSPKPDLDFLLSSFVEEISVSQTPIESVELHPDLGYLLEASDDELGLPPPVVSGNEESEVIGVSIGEMWMFDEQIPCFDSLEIGIANNNSCADDVTGEYLPFDGLFDYSDAVIESADGL, encoded by the coding sequence ATGGAAAACGCAACAAATGATAATAAACGCAGCCGCGGTGACGGCGATTCGGATTTCCCTCAGACGAAGCGGCTCAAGGACGATCTATTAATGATCAATAGTCCTAAACCTGATCTGGATTTCTTATTGAGCAGCTTCGTTGAAGAGATCTCTGTTTCTCAAACGCCGATTGAATCTGTTGAACTTCATCCGGATTTAGGTTATCTTCTTGAAGCGTCTGATGATGAACTCGGTTTACCGCCGCCGGTTGTATCTGGAAATGAAGAATCGGAGGTGATTGGAGTTTCAATCGGAGAAATGTGGATGTTTGATGAGCAGATTCCTTGTTTCGATTCTCTGGAGATTGGAATCGCGAACAATAATAGCTGCGCCGATGATGTTACCGGTGAGTATCTGCCTTTTGACGGTCTGTTTGATTACTCCGATGCAGTTATTGAATCGGCGGACGGACTGTAA